The sequence TGATCCGTGAATTGCGATTTTCCAGAGGCCTTTCTTCTGCCTATAACACGGTGTGAATCAAAGCCAGAGGGAGCAGCCCTTTACAATCCAGTGAGACAGCAAGTCACATGCCACATCACTGCTTCCAGTTGCACACTGTAGGTTGTCATGGCCATTATGTGTTACCATACTTTCAGCAAAGCCTTGTTTCTGCCCAGTCGGCTCTTAATTTGTCAGTTAACTACCAGGAGAAGTGATGCAGTTGGTTTAAAATCATGCTCAAACCCTCAATTATTTCAATTGCAAGGTGTTACAGGAAGAGCAAAGGAAAGTGGGAGGGATTGCTTGGTTTTGAGCGCTTGAAGGAATGGGTGATTCACAATTCTGCATTTGATGTGCAGAAAAAGGATGCAAGGCTGCTTACTTTTGTCGCATTTACTAAGTATTCACACGAAAAAGAAGATTGTTGTGCAGAAAGCTTGAAAAACTGGTCACTGCTGTCAACAAGCTAAACTCTTCCACTGATGTTGCCACTCCCATGGTCAGCTCTGATGTGGCTTGCATACTCTCTCCAAAGTCATCCAGAACCTCaggcaaaagtgaaattaaaagtacaacaataacaaaacagtTCATTTGACTAATCATCTATGTGTATCTTTCTCTTCCTCAGGTCAAGCTCAAGGCTTTATCAACTTCCTCATCTCCAAGGAAGGTGATGAGATGTCGCTAGTGGAGCAAGCCAATGTCTGGCTCTTCCTTCGTCTGCCAAAGGGCAACCGTACCCGTGCCAGCATCACCATCCGACTGCTCCTGCAACAGGGAACGGGGGAAAAGGTTCTGGCAGAGAAATCCTTGGACACATGGCGCAGCGGCTGGCATACCTTTCCTGTGTCTGCCAGTGTGCAGGAATTGCTGCAGCAAGGGGGCAGCACTCTAAGCCTGCGTGTCTCCTGCCCTCTGTGTGCCGATGCCCGGGCTACACCCGTGCTCGTGACTCCAGGAGGCAGCGAACGTGAGCAATCTCACCGGCCTTTTCTCATGGCTGTTGTGCGACAGATGGACGATCTAACCCAAAGGAGAAGGCGCAAAAGGGGCCTGGAATGCGACGGCAAGGTGCGCGTCTGCTGTAAACGTCAGTTCTACGTCAACTTCAAGGACATTGGATGGAATGACTGGATCATCGCTCCCTCCGGGTATCATGCCAACTATTGCGAAGGTGACTGTCCGAGCCACATCGCAAGCATCACCGGCAACTCGTTGTCCTTTCACTCCACAGTTATCAACCACTACCGCATGCGAGGGTACAGCCCTTTCTCCAACATCAAGTCCTGCTGTGTGCCAACGCGCCTGAGAGCCATGTCCATGCTCTATTACAATGAAGAGCAGAAAATTGTCAAAAAGGACATCCAGAACATGATTGTAGAAGAATGCGGCTGTTCGTAAGACAGCTACGGGAAGAGGAAGAAGGGTAGGGAGGGGGAAACAGGGCAGCAAGGTTGGGTggtaggggcaagaacttcacTCCCCATGACAAATGACTCGGAtggtaagaaaaaaagaagagaagtaGAGGGAGGGGAGAATTGCTTCTCTATCTCTATCTCACTGCCTCATGACAAACTCTCGAAGACAGGCCTCTCTGGATCACTTGTGTGTGGTCATCTTAGAATCCAACTGGTATCACATTAGAGTGGGTATCTGTAAATCAGAGTAatttctgtggcactttcaaaagagaaaagaaaatataatatatttttgttacaaagCAAAGGGAGCAAGGTCAGAGGGTATTTATGCGGCCTACTTTGCAGCGCGAACATGCACTGCGGGAAGAGAGATCATGTAGTTGAGGTGCCTGAAAaagaaaatctcaaaactatGCAACTTGTCAAGTATTATGATATATTTTTCATCAAggtgttgttttgtttctattGTTACTATTTACTTTTACAGACTAAAAAAAAAGGGTTAAGAAGAGTTGACTTTTTATACTTTTTATGTATGTttaatataatactgtatgtgtgtcatgTGTGTCCGTGTACAAAAaattgtgtgtatgtacagtgtgCCTATGGgagtatttgtgtatgtgtatgtttttgtGCATGTCATGTTTGTGTATGTTGTTGAGAGATACTTGAAAGAAGTTTGACGGGCTGCTGGAACCAAACATTTCTCTAtattattattctaattattCTGACTATtgttaataatgttattattttgttttgatttctGTACATTTTTTGTTATCTTAAAAAAGAGACATTAAAACGTTTACAGTTTTgcactatattgacattttgaTCAGTGTAGCCACATATACAACTAGTATACAGAGAAGACAAGAAGCACTTCAAAACAGACATACCTACAAAGCATGAATCtaaaaaatgtgattgctaaaaATAAATGCAGAGGATAGAGTGGAAGGCAGAGATAACTAGCACTACATCAGAGAACAATGTATTCACATGTATTGTACTAAATAGTTTTTAGGTTTTTTAATCAACACCAAAGAATGTAGTTTAGTGTTGCCCACCATATTAGGCTGTCTCAGAACATTTCAGAAGATACCGGTATGTCACATTGCTTTGTTCGGCCTACAAAGATGTGCAGATTAGCAAACCGAAAGACCTTTAAATCAGTTTCTAAATGTCCCACCGCGGGTCACTCCTTACATGTGCTTTTGCACTGCTGCACAGTCCATGTGTGACTGGCCATCTAAGTGGTTAATACAGCACTTAAACCAACTTTTGAaagtttgtttttaataataaattgttaaaaaGTGAATGTGcagcatatttaattattttttgtgtaattgggagatttattaatatttagatatttacctTTTTTTCACAAAATATTAAAAGGGTTGTCAGtgatcccaaaaaaaaaaaaaaaaagaaaagaaaacccttttttttttttttttttttttttttttttttttttgcagatgttAACATTTCCACAATACTTTACAAAAAAGTTTTGTGTTACTGTTTGGACTAAGAGAAGTTTACTATTTTCAGTATGTTCCTGATGGGAATTCATACAAAATgtaattacagaaaaaaatacattgaaaaagGAAAAGATGAAAAccgaatataatttataaaaattatataaaaagaaagacatgttgtatatgtttttttttctttttctttttttttttttttgtctgtttgttcattgttGATAAGATAAAAATAATTGACACTGAAATAAGTGGACTAagaataaaaatagattttttattcTGTATATATGGAAGTCAAGATACCAATATGTTGCATTGCTTTGTTGTACAAATCAAAAATTGTgcttgtggctttttttttttttttttaaatctaatttattatacagtattttgtcCTTTACTTCACCATTAAAGTTAAACGGTTGTACACTAAAACAGATGAGAAATGTGttggttgtattttatttatttatttattttgctgaatTACAGTTccttatatttttttcattttacacacacacgccACACATGACGCATccattttttttaagatatacTAATACTTAAAGATATTATTAAAGGGCAAAAATAGTAAGATAAAAACACACTTGAAAACAAACATTAAGTTGCAAAATACTTTACATGCTTGTTTTTTACAATcctgtataaatgttttttttttttttttttttttttaatcacaactAAGGACCACTTCTTTGCATGACCAAAAATGAACAGAGGAGACAaatgtgcatatactgtacagtacctTGTCCACCTCAGAAAAGTCCCAAAAAAGAAGACTAGAGGAAAAGACGATGGCAGTTTGCATGCTAAATTGGCGTGATTATCAGGACACAGAACCAGATGGTGTCTATATAAAGCGGTTGCATGCAGAGATTTTGTTAAATCTTGGTGGTTTTTGAGGAGGTGGACTAGCCATCATGAACCATTACTGGTGTATGACACATCACCACAGTgtccccccaaacacacacacgaaaacaggATCACAAACCTTCAGACACTTAGATTCATTACATTCCACATGTGcggtgttggggaagctactttgaactATTTGcaaatatgaatttatttcatactttaaagtagttaaacttaGTATTTGCATTACAAGATACTAACAAGAAGTACCTTACTACATACACTGAAGATAGTTAATGTAGcattatctttttaaatataactaaatgataatataatatagcCTATAATACATTCAatgcacaattgtttttttttgtttgtttttttctggccaaaaataaataaaatgaataaacaatCTCAATTAGGGTGAAAGCATTACTAgaaaacatacactcactgagcacttattAGGAAAACCTGTACACCTGTACTTATTCATgtgtttatctaatcagccaatcgtgtggcagcagtgcaatgcataaaatcatgcagatacgggcaggagcttaagttaatgttcacataaaccatcagaatggggaaaaaatatgatctcagtgatttggagcatggcgtgattgttggtgccagacagtttgagtatttctgtaactgctgatctcctgggattttaatgaATTTTCAGAACGAAGGCAAAAACGAAAAACATccggtgagcagcagttctgcggatagaaaagccttgttgatgagagaggtcaacggaaaatggtcagactggttcgagctgacagaaaggctacggtaactcagataaccgctctgtacaattgtattgagcagaatagcatctcagaatgcacaacacattgaaactTGAGGCGgacgggctacaacagcagaagaccacatagggaactttattaggaccatagtgttactaataaagtgctaaatgagtgtaaatgtacacacataactaaaaaaaaaaaatagtatacaCCCTaattttttatacagtttataatttaaaaaaaaatcacagttttaaCATCACATTGTAGGCCTTTGGAAAGTTGTTCggattgttgatgtgaagattCACAGCTTTGAAGTTCACTATTTAAGTTATATAATAGTTTAAGTATATCAAGCTACAACGCTACAATGCAAACACTTTCCTCTTAtgcttacatgcacaaagagccacAGTCAACACTAACACACTCCTCTTTGCTCAGATGAAAAAAGGTACTAGTTTAGATAGCATACAATGGTGTTCCAGAGTTCTAGGTTAAAAACGGAGCTGTCTCAAGCTAATGACAGAGAGCAACAAATGGCTGCCAGTGATAATAATTCAGTAGCAGACGATCAAAGAGCTGCAGCAACCACATGCAGGAGTTTCCACTGAAGAGCTGAAGTCTGCAACCAAGAGACCAGAGGATGGTCATTCATTTAAAGTCCACGCTCTTttaagtggtgtttgctaaggcaggCATCACTATTACCATTGCTCATACTAGGCTTTGGGATTTGAATAAACCCTAACCCTGCATATTAAACTCTGGCACGTAACTTGTCCCACACAGTGTTGTCTACCCAAGACTGGTCATTAactattt comes from Myxocyprinus asiaticus isolate MX2 ecotype Aquarium Trade chromosome 41, UBuf_Myxa_2, whole genome shotgun sequence and encodes:
- the LOC127431975 gene encoding inhibin beta A chain-like; the protein is MSPVPLLSGIFLLLIQTCPISAMVTKGSLATSEQAAATDCPSCALARLRNGASKDEEEGAQQDVVEAVKRHILNMLHLQERPNITHPVPRAALLNAIRKVHVGRVAKDGSVQIEDEASSRPEAEMTEQTEIITFAEAGQAQGFINFLISKEGDEMSLVEQANVWLFLRLPKGNRTRASITIRLLLQQGTGEKVLAEKSLDTWRSGWHTFPVSASVQELLQQGGSTLSLRVSCPLCADARATPVLVTPGGSEREQSHRPFLMAVVRQMDDLTQRRRRKRGLECDGKVRVCCKRQFYVNFKDIGWNDWIIAPSGYHANYCEGDCPSHIASITGNSLSFHSTVINHYRMRGYSPFSNIKSCCVPTRLRAMSMLYYNEEQKIVKKDIQNMIVEECGCS